From a single Crateriforma spongiae genomic region:
- a CDS encoding sigma-70 family RNA polymerase sigma factor, with protein MQLMEQDLNALIEKGTKDGYLTYDEVNAYLPDEDVNPEKLNRLILAIERRGIRLIEGAEKKRLVAANCPAPNVSGLTDMAAEADAMGDAEVSLAVAGETSRTSDDPIRMYLSQMANIPLLSREEEISLAKKIEITRRQFRRTLLESDYALRSTVEVLHKVHEGELPFDRTIKVSLTECLTKEQISQRMPHNLRTLNVLIAQNKDDFGMLVRRSTSPRLKAEVRKRFIRRRRKCLQLVEELSLRSRRVTPLLGQMEKISRRMNFLRDRLNNLGTDALSRDEAADIRQELRELMLVTQESPTSLHNRVTKARRHFEEYEATKRELSSGNLRLVVSIAKKYRNRGLSFLDLIQEGNTGLMRAVDKYEYRRGFKFSTYATWWIRQAITRAIADQARTIRIPVHMIDVLSKLRQAQKRMTQELRREPTYEEIAAATEVPIEEVRRVMDIGRHPVSLDRPVGEGEDSSFGEFIESSEDCNPVQTAASGMLRGKIDELLKTLTFREREIIRLRYGLVDGYSYTLEECGRIFKVTRERVRQIEAKAVAKLQSPSRADRLASFLKTAA; from the coding sequence ATGCAATTGATGGAACAAGACCTGAATGCGTTGATTGAAAAGGGAACCAAGGACGGTTACCTGACCTATGACGAAGTCAACGCGTATCTGCCGGACGAAGACGTTAATCCCGAAAAACTGAATCGGCTGATTCTGGCGATCGAACGCCGCGGCATTCGCCTGATCGAAGGCGCCGAAAAGAAGCGCTTGGTGGCCGCCAACTGCCCTGCCCCGAACGTTTCCGGTTTGACCGACATGGCCGCCGAGGCCGATGCGATGGGCGACGCCGAAGTCAGCCTGGCTGTCGCCGGCGAAACCAGCCGCACCAGCGATGATCCGATACGGATGTACCTGAGCCAAATGGCCAACATCCCGTTGCTGAGCCGCGAAGAAGAAATCTCGTTGGCGAAGAAGATCGAAATCACACGCCGACAATTCCGACGCACGCTGTTGGAATCCGATTACGCCCTGCGGTCGACCGTCGAAGTTTTGCACAAGGTTCACGAAGGCGAATTGCCATTCGACCGGACCATCAAGGTGTCGCTGACCGAGTGTCTGACCAAGGAACAGATCAGCCAACGCATGCCGCACAACCTGCGGACGTTGAATGTGCTGATCGCCCAGAACAAAGATGATTTCGGCATGCTGGTCCGACGCAGCACGTCGCCGCGATTGAAGGCGGAGGTCCGCAAGCGTTTCATTCGTCGCCGCCGCAAGTGTTTGCAACTGGTCGAAGAACTCAGTTTGCGCAGCCGACGCGTGACGCCGCTGTTGGGGCAAATGGAAAAGATTTCGCGACGCATGAATTTTCTGCGTGATCGGTTGAACAACTTGGGCACCGATGCACTCAGCCGTGACGAAGCGGCTGACATTCGACAAGAACTTCGTGAACTGATGTTGGTCACCCAAGAAAGCCCCACCAGTTTGCACAACCGCGTCACCAAGGCTCGCCGTCATTTCGAAGAATACGAAGCGACCAAACGCGAATTGAGCAGCGGAAACCTGCGACTGGTGGTCTCGATCGCGAAAAAATATCGCAACCGTGGCCTGTCATTCTTGGACTTGATCCAGGAAGGCAACACGGGCTTGATGCGTGCGGTCGACAAGTATGAATACCGTCGCGGATTCAAATTCAGCACCTACGCGACATGGTGGATTCGTCAAGCGATCACCCGTGCGATTGCCGATCAGGCACGCACCATTCGAATCCCGGTCCACATGATCGACGTGCTCAGCAAACTGCGTCAGGCGCAAAAACGCATGACACAAGAATTGCGTCGCGAACCGACCTATGAAGAAATCGCCGCCGCGACCGAAGTACCGATCGAAGAAGTCCGTCGCGTCATGGACATCGGGCGACATCCGGTCAGCTTGGATCGACCGGTTGGCGAGGGAGAAGACAGCAGCTTTGGTGAATTCATCGAGTCCAGCGAAGACTGCAATCCCGTCCAAACTGCCGCCAGCGGAATGCTGCGAGGCAAGATCGACGAATTGCTGAAGACGTTGACGTTCCGCGAACGCGAAATCATCCGTTTGCGTTACGGATTGGTCGACGGCTACAGCTACACGCTGGAAGAATGCGGTCGCATCTTCAAGGTCACCCGTGAACGTGTCCGTCAGATCGAAGCCAAGGCGGTTGCCAAGTTGCAGAGCCCCTCGCGTGCCGATCGATTGGCCTCGTTCTTGAAGACTGCCGCCTGA
- the epmB gene encoding EF-P beta-lysylation protein EpmB, with protein sequence MNKDSAGIGRPEPALHQGIPQRSRSLAADRRFVAGGSRRRPQAHPPAQDWRQSMKAAIRDSATLLDHLGLAGRVPLCRDEAFPTFVPPEFLARIRPGDPHDPLLRQVLAIADEDQTVAGFAADPVGDLNATACQGLLQKYDGRALMITTAACGIHCRYCFRREFPYSDMSGVGTHWNDAIDFLSQRKDIDEVLLSGGDPLTLTDDVLGGLLERLNQIEHVRRIRLHSRMPIVIPSRVTPELVSMLHEGHATSWMVVHCNHASEIDGDVEASIAALVDGGIPVLNQAVLLRGVNDDVATLETLCRRMVDLRVQPYYLHQLDRVRGAAHFEVSPDRGRAIVQQLRTRLPGYAVPTYVQEQCGAASKTPIADT encoded by the coding sequence ATGAACAAGGACTCCGCCGGAATCGGTCGGCCCGAACCGGCGTTACATCAGGGAATCCCTCAAAGGTCGCGAAGTTTAGCGGCCGATCGCCGTTTTGTCGCGGGCGGGTCCCGCCGACGTCCACAGGCCCACCCCCCGGCGCAGGATTGGCGTCAATCGATGAAAGCGGCGATCCGCGATTCCGCCACACTGTTGGACCATCTGGGGCTGGCGGGCCGAGTCCCGCTGTGTCGCGACGAAGCGTTTCCCACATTCGTGCCGCCCGAATTTTTGGCCCGCATCCGGCCCGGCGATCCCCACGATCCGTTGTTGCGACAGGTCCTCGCGATCGCCGATGAAGACCAGACGGTCGCCGGATTCGCCGCCGATCCGGTCGGCGACCTAAACGCAACCGCCTGCCAGGGTTTGCTGCAGAAATACGACGGACGCGCCCTGATGATCACCACCGCGGCGTGCGGGATCCATTGTCGTTATTGCTTTCGACGCGAATTCCCCTACAGCGACATGTCGGGTGTGGGCACCCACTGGAATGATGCGATCGATTTCCTAAGCCAACGAAAAGACATCGACGAAGTCTTACTGAGCGGTGGTGACCCGCTGACGCTGACCGATGACGTGCTGGGCGGATTGCTGGAACGATTGAACCAGATCGAACACGTCCGCCGCATCCGTCTGCACAGCCGAATGCCGATCGTCATTCCCAGCCGTGTCACGCCGGAACTGGTGTCGATGCTGCACGAAGGTCACGCCACCAGTTGGATGGTCGTCCACTGTAACCATGCGTCGGAAATCGACGGCGACGTCGAAGCGTCAATCGCGGCGTTGGTCGATGGTGGAATCCCCGTATTGAACCAAGCCGTCTTGCTGCGCGGAGTCAACGACGACGTGGCCACCCTTGAAACCCTGTGCCGACGCATGGTCGATCTGCGAGTCCAACCGTATTACCTGCACCAACTGGACCGCGTACGTGGCGCGGCCCATTTCGAAGTTTCGCCCGATCGTGGGCGAGCGATCGTGCAGCAATTGCGAACGCGTCTACCGGGTTACGCGGTGCCGACATACGTCCAAGAACAATGCGGCGCGGCGTCGAAAACCCCGATCGCCGACACCTAG
- a CDS encoding DUF1570 domain-containing protein — MPEPTDQPSSSTERVQARRCCGSVSFRRVFQLLMFAALVLVLPAMSLSATPPALIRFNLNGHLQTGLELIRIGKESVVIGRDGALHSLDPRDSNEYLGRAKGEYEPLGSAELANRLRREFGDRFEVVATKHFLVVQPKGRGRKWPDLFEQSHQIFVRYMTQRGVHVRRGRFPMVAVVFPDSRSMYREFARLGLDVSRVAGIYSNNTNRVMTHDSGHIQMIVATVRHEAAHQSGFNSGVHSRVNDTPRWVTEGIGQLFEPAAMGNVRAGSDSRSRINRESLHQLTKTYGRFDNTTFARDLRRLVIDDRLFDGEPSIGNAYAIAWAMMFYLAEREPQQFASILNHTAGRPAFKTYERHERIADFERIVGGSTADFAKKLAAYLRHLQG, encoded by the coding sequence ATGCCTGAACCGACCGACCAGCCGTCTTCGTCGACTGAACGCGTTCAGGCTCGGCGATGCTGCGGCAGCGTTTCCTTCCGGCGTGTGTTTCAGCTTCTGATGTTCGCGGCTTTGGTGCTGGTATTGCCCGCGATGTCGCTGTCGGCGACGCCACCCGCGTTGATCCGGTTCAACTTGAATGGCCACCTGCAGACCGGTTTGGAACTGATTCGGATAGGAAAAGAATCGGTGGTCATTGGTCGCGATGGAGCCCTGCATTCATTGGATCCGCGGGATTCGAACGAGTATTTGGGACGAGCCAAGGGCGAATACGAACCGCTGGGCAGCGCCGAATTGGCCAACCGATTGCGACGAGAGTTCGGTGACCGTTTCGAAGTTGTCGCCACAAAACACTTTCTGGTGGTGCAGCCCAAAGGCCGTGGTCGCAAGTGGCCCGACCTGTTTGAACAGTCACATCAGATTTTTGTCCGCTACATGACCCAACGCGGGGTGCATGTTCGACGCGGGCGTTTTCCGATGGTGGCCGTCGTTTTCCCCGACAGCCGTTCGATGTATCGCGAGTTTGCCCGACTGGGATTGGACGTCTCGCGTGTCGCGGGCATCTATTCGAACAATACCAATCGAGTCATGACGCATGATTCGGGACACATCCAGATGATTGTTGCCACCGTGCGGCACGAGGCTGCCCACCAGTCGGGTTTCAACAGTGGTGTGCACAGCCGAGTCAACGACACGCCTCGTTGGGTCACCGAGGGGATCGGTCAGTTGTTCGAACCGGCCGCCATGGGCAACGTCCGCGCCGGCAGCGATTCACGCAGCCGCATCAATCGCGAAAGTTTGCATCAGCTGACCAAGACATACGGGCGTTTCGACAACACCACGTTCGCACGCGACCTCAGGCGACTGGTCATCGACGATCGATTGTTTGACGGCGAACCTTCAATCGGCAACGCCTATGCGATCGCATGGGCGATGATGTTTTACTTGGCCGAGCGTGAACCACAACAGTTCGCGTCGATCCTGAACCACACCGCCGGCCGACCCGCGTTCAAGACGTATGAGCGACACGAACGAATCGCTGATTTTGAACGCATCGTGGGCGGATCGACCGCCGATTTCGCCAAAAAACTTGCCGCGTATCTTCGGCACCTGCAAGGCTGA
- the efp gene encoding elongation factor P, with the protein MATYNTSDFRKGLKVQIDGEPYLMIEMNFVKPGKGNALYKCKMKNLIRGTTLERTYKGGDSLESADVETTEVSFLYRQGQDYVFMDGQTFEQYEVAEAVAGDIWKYLKDGMKCTMTLYNGNAIIVEAPLQVELEVVDCAPGAKGDTATNVTKPAKVETDAEFIVPGFIKIGNVIKVDTRTGEYVERVSN; encoded by the coding sequence GTGGCGACCTATAACACAAGTGACTTCCGCAAAGGTCTGAAAGTCCAGATCGACGGCGAACCCTATCTGATGATCGAAATGAACTTCGTCAAGCCTGGTAAGGGCAACGCACTGTACAAGTGCAAGATGAAGAACCTGATCCGGGGCACCACGCTGGAACGGACTTACAAAGGTGGAGACAGCTTGGAATCCGCCGATGTCGAAACCACCGAGGTCAGTTTCCTGTATCGCCAGGGCCAGGACTATGTGTTCATGGACGGCCAGACCTTCGAACAGTACGAAGTCGCCGAGGCCGTCGCGGGCGATATCTGGAAATACCTGAAGGACGGCATGAAGTGCACGATGACGTTGTACAACGGCAACGCGATCATCGTCGAAGCACCATTGCAGGTCGAACTGGAAGTCGTCGATTGTGCCCCGGGTGCCAAGGGCGACACTGCCACCAACGTCACCAAGCCCGCAAAGGTTGAAACGGACGCCGAATTCATCGTGCCCGGCTTCATCAAGATCGGAAACGTCATCAAGGTCGACACACGCACCGGCGAATACGTCGAACGAGTCAGCAACTGA
- the mgtE gene encoding magnesium transporter codes for MTNTLFLPELREMLADNNRAELEEFCTTLNAGRTAEFMEGLTDAEVWQVLQFAQPERRSEIFGYFDEERQLSMLAQQPTEQVAELVEELAADDRVDLLQQLDDEHVDTILPLLPVEERRDIQRLRSYAEGTAGSLMTTEVAKLADRLTAREALEELSRQASELETIYYLYVVDDDNHLRGIVSTRQLVSSLAQPHRTLREMMETDVVVAMVDEDQESVAEKVEHFNLLAIPVLDPGRQLLGIITHDDVIDVVREELTEDAQRIAAVTPLERDFLRIGLVTLSWKRGIWLTILFFAALLTAFALRHYELELETYAWLVWFIPLIISAGGNSGSQSATLVITAMTGGEIELRDWRTVLMRESVVSLMLGGFIAVIGYAVAFFIAPCPSDALVIPLTLLAVMITGCLCGATLPLVFKRLGLDPALMSNPFVAGIVDIMGIVIYINVARMILAN; via the coding sequence ATGACGAACACTCTGTTCCTGCCCGAATTGCGCGAAATGCTCGCCGACAACAATCGGGCGGAACTGGAGGAGTTCTGCACCACCCTGAACGCCGGCCGAACGGCCGAGTTCATGGAGGGGCTGACCGACGCCGAAGTCTGGCAGGTGTTGCAGTTCGCCCAGCCCGAGCGAAGGTCAGAAATTTTCGGCTACTTCGACGAAGAACGCCAGTTGTCGATGTTGGCCCAACAGCCGACCGAGCAAGTGGCGGAGCTGGTCGAAGAACTGGCAGCCGACGATCGCGTCGACTTGCTCCAGCAACTGGACGACGAACACGTCGACACCATTTTGCCGCTGTTGCCGGTCGAAGAACGGCGGGACATCCAGCGGTTGCGGTCCTATGCCGAAGGCACCGCCGGTTCGCTGATGACGACGGAGGTCGCCAAGCTGGCCGATCGGTTGACGGCACGCGAGGCGTTGGAGGAACTGAGCCGTCAAGCCAGCGAACTGGAAACGATCTATTACTTGTACGTCGTTGATGATGACAATCACCTGCGCGGCATCGTTTCCACGCGGCAATTGGTTTCATCGCTGGCCCAGCCGCATCGCACTTTGCGGGAGATGATGGAAACCGACGTCGTCGTTGCCATGGTCGACGAAGACCAGGAATCGGTTGCCGAAAAAGTTGAACATTTCAATCTGTTGGCGATCCCCGTCTTAGATCCGGGACGCCAATTGCTGGGCATCATCACGCACGACGATGTGATCGATGTCGTCCGCGAAGAATTGACCGAGGACGCCCAGCGGATCGCTGCGGTCACGCCGCTGGAGCGTGATTTTTTGCGCATCGGCTTGGTGACGCTTTCGTGGAAACGCGGGATCTGGCTGACCATCCTGTTCTTTGCCGCACTGCTGACCGCGTTTGCGTTGCGGCACTATGAACTGGAATTGGAAACCTACGCCTGGTTGGTCTGGTTCATTCCGCTGATCATCAGTGCCGGCGGAAACTCGGGCAGCCAATCGGCCACGTTGGTGATCACGGCCATGACCGGTGGCGAGATCGAGCTGCGGGATTGGCGCACGGTTCTGATGCGGGAAAGCGTCGTATCGTTGATGCTGGGCGGGTTCATTGCGGTGATCGGTTACGCCGTTGCTTTCTTCATTGCACCCTGCCCCTCCGACGCTTTGGTCATTCCGCTGACATTGCTGGCGGTGATGATCACCGGATGTCTGTGTGGGGCGACGTTGCCGCTGGTGTTCAAGCGGCTGGGGTTGGACCCCGCATTGATGAGCAATCCGTTTGTCGCCGGGATCGTCGACATCATGGGGATCGTCATCTACATCAACGTCGCCCGGATGATCCTGGCCAATTGA
- the dnaG gene encoding DNA primase, producing MSTSADYDLKERVRAAVDILDVIGQGTEVRPQGRNFVVRCPFHNDRRPSLTINPERQSWKCWVCDIGGDVFSYVMQRDGVDFPTALRTLAEQAGIAMEEFRRGKKTKPGDPDDRATLFDAIAAVADAYYKHLEHGKGDQVDLARQYLTQRGISDESRRRFRIGFAPDQWSFAIDHLQQKNFSGAVAEAAGVAIARGSGNGHYDRFRGRLIFPIHDLQDRPISMGGRVIPAIAQRSENSEAAKYINGPETLLFRKSQQLYGLQLARDAIRHGGEVLVMEGYTDVVAARQAGVEPVVAVLGTALGEAHVRILKRFAHRVVLVLDGDDAGQRRADQVLELFVGAGVDLRVLTLPDGADPADFIHQNGADAFNELVKQSPDAFDHKLAKLSEGVDWRKDTHAASTAMESVLGIMAKSSGDDIRHEQLIVRLSDASGIAVDRIQRRLDVLRSERSQNSRKPFATKRPSRSTPPPRPAPTGAAELDVNAMLNGMADDDDESASPYAPAVISGRSAGTPNARLTPISGIDRELFEALIECPELAGMAVEAIDPSWLSSNTAQMLLSAYQDLDLAGRDLDVDSLLLMVDNEQLKNQIVTLQHRVGLRSGQSSEDADRRYTAIITRYREREFESEKTRQIERLASATLDDDQELALLKELLEAERFRQGIETPTEQEN from the coding sequence TTGTCCACATCGGCGGACTACGACCTGAAAGAACGAGTGCGCGCCGCGGTCGACATCCTGGATGTCATCGGCCAAGGCACCGAAGTGCGTCCGCAGGGCCGCAACTTCGTCGTTCGCTGCCCGTTCCACAACGACCGCCGCCCCTCGCTGACCATCAACCCCGAACGCCAGTCTTGGAAGTGTTGGGTGTGTGACATCGGCGGGGATGTTTTCAGTTACGTGATGCAACGTGACGGGGTGGACTTTCCCACCGCCCTGCGAACCTTGGCCGAACAAGCCGGTATTGCGATGGAAGAATTCCGTCGCGGCAAGAAAACCAAGCCGGGCGATCCGGACGACCGCGCGACCTTGTTTGATGCGATCGCCGCGGTGGCTGATGCTTACTACAAGCATTTGGAACACGGCAAGGGCGACCAAGTCGATTTGGCTCGACAGTACTTGACCCAGCGAGGGATCAGCGACGAAAGCCGCCGGCGATTTCGGATCGGCTTTGCGCCCGACCAGTGGTCCTTTGCGATCGATCACTTGCAACAGAAAAACTTCAGCGGCGCGGTCGCCGAAGCCGCCGGTGTGGCCATCGCACGTGGCAGCGGCAACGGTCACTACGATCGTTTCCGTGGTCGGCTGATCTTCCCGATCCATGATTTGCAAGACCGTCCGATTTCGATGGGCGGCCGGGTCATTCCCGCAATCGCACAGCGCAGCGAAAACAGCGAAGCGGCCAAATACATCAACGGCCCCGAGACATTGCTGTTCCGAAAGTCGCAACAGCTTTACGGATTGCAACTTGCCCGGGACGCGATTCGTCACGGCGGCGAAGTCCTGGTGATGGAAGGCTACACCGACGTCGTCGCCGCACGACAAGCCGGCGTTGAACCGGTCGTCGCGGTGCTGGGGACCGCTTTGGGCGAAGCTCATGTTCGCATCCTGAAACGGTTCGCCCATCGCGTCGTCTTGGTGTTGGACGGTGACGATGCCGGCCAGCGTCGTGCCGATCAGGTGTTGGAACTGTTCGTTGGTGCGGGCGTGGATTTGCGTGTGTTGACGCTGCCCGATGGCGCGGACCCCGCCGACTTCATCCATCAAAACGGTGCCGACGCGTTCAACGAATTGGTCAAGCAGTCGCCCGACGCGTTTGATCACAAGCTGGCCAAGCTTTCCGAAGGCGTCGATTGGCGCAAGGATACCCACGCGGCATCCACCGCAATGGAATCGGTCTTGGGCATTATGGCCAAGTCGTCCGGCGATGACATTCGTCACGAACAGTTGATCGTCCGCTTGTCCGATGCGTCGGGCATCGCCGTTGATCGGATTCAGCGACGATTGGATGTGCTGCGGTCCGAACGAAGCCAAAATTCGCGAAAGCCTTTCGCGACCAAACGTCCATCACGTTCAACACCCCCGCCACGTCCGGCGCCGACCGGTGCCGCGGAACTTGATGTCAACGCGATGCTCAACGGCATGGCCGATGATGATGACGAATCAGCATCGCCCTACGCACCGGCGGTTATCTCCGGGCGATCGGCCGGCACGCCAAACGCACGTCTGACGCCGATCAGCGGAATCGACCGTGAACTGTTCGAAGCGTTGATCGAGTGTCCCGAGTTGGCCGGTATGGCGGTCGAAGCGATCGACCCGTCTTGGTTGTCCAGCAACACGGCACAGATGTTGTTGTCCGCCTATCAAGACCTGGATTTGGCCGGTCGTGATTTGGACGTCGATTCGTTGCTGTTGATGGTGGACAACGAACAATTGAAAAACCAAATCGTCACGCTTCAGCATCGCGTCGGCTTACGCAGCGGCCAATCATCCGAGGATGCCGACCGTCGCTACACCGCGATCATCACGCGATACCGCGAGCGCGAATTCGAGTCGGAAAAAACACGCCAGATCGAACGCTTGGCATCGGCCACCCTGGATGACGACCAGGAATTGGCCCTGTTAAAAGAACTGTTGGAAGCCGAGCGTTTCCGGCAAGGCATCGAAACCCCAACCGAGCAAGAAAATTAA
- the ruvB gene encoding Holliday junction branch migration DNA helicase RuvB, translating to MPDRPDQDVRLRPRRMDEMVGQRDVIERLKIAIDAAQRRGEPLGHILFDGPPGLGKTTFATVIPVEMDTTVQMANGAGLKAPKDLLPYLTNVSEGSVLFIDEIHRIPKSVEEYLYTAMEDYRIDIVLGDGVNARTLNYEIKPFTLIGATTRAGMLSAPLRDRFQIREHLGWYSQQDLCQIVQLNSKKLGLDVDPQSEKIVASRSRSTPRLANNRLLWVRDYAQSKAEGKVDAGLTTAALDMIGIDPLGLDRQDRNYLETLIRVFVGGPAGLEAIAHTMNVSSDTLEDEVEPFLLRSELIVRTRRGRIATAKAFEHLKLAPPEATG from the coding sequence ATGCCCGATCGACCCGACCAAGACGTGCGTCTTCGGCCGCGACGGATGGACGAAATGGTCGGCCAGCGGGACGTGATCGAACGCTTGAAGATTGCCATCGATGCCGCCCAGCGACGCGGCGAGCCACTGGGGCACATCCTTTTCGACGGACCGCCCGGATTGGGCAAGACGACCTTTGCAACCGTCATTCCGGTCGAAATGGACACCACCGTCCAAATGGCCAACGGCGCCGGCTTGAAAGCTCCGAAGGACTTGCTGCCCTATCTGACCAATGTGTCCGAAGGCTCGGTGCTGTTCATCGATGAGATCCACCGGATTCCCAAGAGCGTCGAAGAGTACCTGTACACGGCGATGGAAGACTATCGCATTGACATCGTCTTGGGCGACGGCGTGAACGCGCGGACGCTGAACTACGAAATCAAACCGTTCACCTTGATTGGTGCGACCACGCGAGCCGGGATGTTAAGTGCACCGTTGCGGGATCGGTTCCAGATCCGCGAACACCTCGGCTGGTACAGCCAACAGGACCTTTGTCAAATCGTCCAGCTGAACTCGAAGAAGCTGGGGTTGGACGTCGATCCACAGAGCGAAAAAATTGTTGCCTCGCGCAGTCGCAGCACTCCCCGGCTGGCCAATAATCGTTTGCTGTGGGTGCGCGACTATGCCCAAAGCAAAGCCGAAGGCAAAGTCGACGCCGGCTTGACCACCGCGGCCTTGGACATGATCGGGATCGACCCGCTCGGTCTGGATCGCCAAGACCGCAACTACTTGGAAACTCTGATCCGCGTCTTCGTCGGCGGACCCGCCGGTTTGGAAGCGATCGCCCACACCATGAATGTCAGCAGTGATACGTTGGAAGACGAAGTGGAACCGTTCTTGTTACGCAGCGAATTGATCGTGCGCACACGCCGTGGTCGAATCGCCACGGCCAAAGCGTTCGAACACCTGAAGTTGGCGCCACCGGAGGCGACCGGCTGA